A single region of the Pararhodospirillum photometricum DSM 122 genome encodes:
- a CDS encoding enoyl-CoA hydratase-related protein produces the protein MTVVLEHLDERGIVRLTLNRPEVRNAFDEHVIAALDAAVTRWGADPTTRVIVLAGAGPAFCAGADLTWMQRMAAYSPEENVADALALARLMRTLDRCPRPTVALVHGPVFGGGVGLVAACDIALAREDALFSLSEVRLGLVPGAISPYVARAIGLRACRRLFLTGERFDASRALALGLVSAVVPDLDSAAADLIAALLQGSPEAQAASKALLHTLEGRRPGDDALMLETAQRIADARASTDGREGVSAFLAKRPPAWRP, from the coding sequence TTGACAGTTGTTCTAGAACATCTTGACGAACGCGGCATCGTCCGCCTCACCCTCAACCGGCCCGAGGTGCGCAACGCCTTCGACGAGCACGTCATCGCCGCCCTCGACGCCGCCGTCACCCGCTGGGGCGCCGATCCCACCACCCGGGTCATTGTCCTGGCCGGGGCCGGCCCCGCCTTTTGCGCGGGCGCCGACCTTACCTGGATGCAGCGCATGGCCGCCTACAGCCCCGAGGAAAACGTCGCCGACGCCTTGGCCCTGGCCCGCCTGATGCGCACCCTCGACCGCTGCCCCCGCCCGACCGTGGCCTTGGTCCACGGGCCGGTGTTTGGCGGTGGGGTCGGACTGGTGGCGGCCTGCGACATCGCGCTCGCCCGCGAGGATGCCCTGTTCAGCCTCTCCGAGGTCCGCCTGGGCCTCGTGCCCGGGGCGATCTCGCCCTATGTGGCGCGCGCCATCGGCCTTCGGGCCTGCCGCCGCCTGTTTTTGACCGGCGAGCGCTTCGATGCCTCCCGCGCCCTCGCCCTGGGTCTGGTCAGCGCCGTGGTGCCCGACCTGGACAGCGCGGCCGCCGACCTGATCGCCGCGTTGCTCCAAGGCAGCCCCGAGGCCCAAGCCGCCTCCAAGGCCCTGCTCCACACCCTGGAAGGCCGCCGCCCGGGCGACGACGCTTTGATGCTGGAGACCGCCCAACGCATCGCCGACGCCCGCGCCAGCACCGACGGCCGCGAGGGTGTCAGCGCCTTCCTGGCCAAACGCCCCCCGGCCTGGCGCCCCTAG
- a CDS encoding 2-hydroxychromene-2-carboxylate isomerase, giving the protein MPEPLTFYFDFTSPYSWIAAERLTQIAQRHTREVRGRAILVGPLMQESGNRPLAEQPLKGAYFRRDVERCFRLYGLTGRLPDVFPLNTAAAARGFHLIRDQSREAARLYALAVFRAYFQDQRDIGAAEVVADIAAGLGHERAAFLAAITSAPWKQRLFEEVERARKDGVCGVPYVLVDGEPFWGADRLDMIDGWLTRGGW; this is encoded by the coding sequence ATGCCCGAGCCCCTGACCTTCTACTTCGACTTCACCAGCCCCTATAGCTGGATCGCCGCCGAGCGCCTGACCCAGATCGCCCAGCGTCACACCCGCGAGGTGCGCGGCCGGGCCATTCTGGTGGGGCCGCTCATGCAAGAAAGCGGCAACCGACCGTTGGCCGAGCAGCCGCTCAAGGGCGCCTACTTCCGCCGCGACGTTGAGCGCTGTTTTCGCCTGTATGGCCTCACCGGCCGCTTGCCCGATGTCTTTCCGCTCAACACGGCGGCGGCGGCCCGGGGCTTTCACCTGATCCGCGACCAGAGCCGCGAGGCGGCCCGCTTGTATGCCCTGGCCGTATTTCGCGCCTACTTCCAAGACCAGCGCGATATCGGCGCGGCCGAGGTCGTGGCCGACATCGCGGCCGGGCTGGGCCATGAGCGGGCGGCGTTTTTGGCGGCGATCACCAGCGCGCCTTGGAAGCAGCGGCTGTTCGAGGAGGTCGAGCGGGCCCGCAAGGATGGGGTGTGTGGGGTCCCCTATGTGCTCGTTGATGGCGAGCCGTTTTGGGGGGCTGATCGGTTGGACATGATCGACGGGTGGTTGACGCGAGGGGGGTGGTAA
- a CDS encoding SDR family oxidoreductase — MPTVLITGANRGLGLEFARQYKAAGWDVIATCRDPIGADALGALGVEELALDVAEPGAIPVFASRLEGRPLDLLVCNAGVYGGAQALTEVDIAAWEHTFRVNTIAPLKLTEALLPNLRLAPGAKAVYVSSLMASMTENTSGGEYIYRSSKAALNAVVKSLSLDLRADGITVAALHPGWVRTDMGGPNGMIDAPESVTGLRRVIDGLTPADSGRFLAYTGANVPW, encoded by the coding sequence ATGCCCACCGTTCTCATCACCGGCGCCAACCGGGGCCTCGGCCTGGAATTCGCGCGGCAGTACAAGGCCGCCGGCTGGGATGTCATTGCCACCTGCCGTGATCCCATCGGCGCCGACGCCCTGGGGGCGCTGGGCGTCGAGGAACTGGCCCTGGATGTCGCCGAACCGGGCGCCATTCCGGTGTTTGCTTCGCGCCTGGAGGGCCGTCCCCTCGACCTTCTGGTGTGCAATGCCGGCGTCTACGGCGGGGCGCAAGCCTTGACCGAGGTGGATATCGCGGCCTGGGAGCACACCTTCCGGGTCAATACCATCGCGCCCCTCAAACTGACCGAGGCCTTGTTGCCCAACCTGCGCCTGGCGCCGGGGGCCAAGGCCGTTTACGTCTCCTCGCTCATGGCCTCGATGACCGAGAACACCTCGGGCGGCGAGTATATTTACCGCTCGTCCAAGGCCGCCTTGAATGCCGTGGTCAAGAGCCTGAGCCTCGACCTGCGCGCCGATGGCATCACCGTTGCCGCCCTGCACCCGGGTTGGGTGCGCACCGACATGGGCGGCCCCAACGGCATGATCGACGCCCCGGAGTCCGTCACCGGCCTGCGCCGGGTGATCGACGGCCTGACCCCGGCCGACAGCGGACGCTTCCTTGCCTATACCGGCGCCAACGTTCCTTGGTGA
- a CDS encoding biotin/lipoyl-containing protein has protein sequence MCPWSPGFHEAEADDNALAEAATRLGFPVLIKASAGGGGKGMRVVTAAEDFAPALAAARREAKAAFGDDAVLLEKYLARPRHVEVQVFGDTHGGIVSLFDRDCSVQRRHQKVIEEAPAPGLAPDLRARMASAARAAAQAIGYYGAGTVEFLVEGDAFYFIEMNTRLQVEHPVTEMITGLDLVEWQLRVAAGLPLPLTQERISAQGHAFEARICAEDPARGFAPATGRLRVVRPPAASPHVRLDSGIEEGDIIGIHYDPLLAKLIVWDVDRTAALGRLKGALAALRVAGVATNLEFLGAVAAHPAFAAADLSTGFIETHAGALFPEPRPLEADTLVLAALFLVLTEQNQAARRRAASGDPTSPWHRADGWRINDRDAHALDLRDGSTPVRVGVHYRRDGGFTFTLPEGRAHAASGVLTAPGDLAADAATGDLVAEIDGLARRATVVRLGDDLVILADGRQHVVGLPGPTHDADADVGGSLVAPMPGRVVQVLVGVGDSVERGQPLMVLEAMKMETTIAAPQAGTVAEVLFGVGDAVDDGARLLVLEEAR, from the coding sequence GTGTGCCCTTGGTCCCCCGGCTTCCACGAGGCCGAGGCCGACGACAATGCCCTGGCCGAGGCCGCCACCCGCCTGGGCTTTCCCGTGCTGATCAAGGCCAGCGCCGGCGGCGGCGGCAAAGGCATGCGGGTGGTCACAGCGGCCGAGGACTTCGCCCCGGCCCTGGCCGCCGCCCGCCGCGAGGCCAAGGCGGCGTTTGGCGACGATGCCGTGCTGCTGGAAAAATATCTGGCGCGACCGCGTCACGTCGAGGTCCAGGTGTTCGGCGATACCCATGGCGGAATCGTCTCCCTGTTCGACCGCGATTGCTCGGTGCAGCGCCGCCACCAAAAGGTCATCGAGGAAGCGCCGGCCCCCGGCCTTGCCCCTGATCTGCGCGCCCGCATGGCCAGCGCCGCCCGCGCCGCCGCCCAGGCCATCGGCTATTACGGCGCGGGCACGGTGGAGTTTCTGGTCGAGGGCGACGCTTTCTATTTCATCGAAATGAACACCCGCCTTCAGGTCGAGCACCCGGTGACCGAAATGATCACCGGCCTTGATCTGGTGGAATGGCAACTGCGCGTCGCCGCCGGCCTGCCCCTGCCCCTGACCCAGGAGCGGATCTCGGCCCAGGGCCACGCCTTCGAGGCCCGGATCTGCGCCGAGGACCCGGCCCGCGGCTTCGCGCCCGCCACCGGTCGCCTGCGGGTGGTCCGCCCGCCCGCCGCCAGCCCGCATGTGCGGCTCGATAGCGGCATCGAGGAAGGCGACATCATCGGCATCCATTACGACCCGCTGCTGGCCAAGTTGATCGTTTGGGATGTGGACCGCACGGCGGCCCTGGGACGGCTCAAGGGCGCCTTGGCCGCCTTGCGCGTGGCTGGGGTGGCCACCAACCTGGAATTCCTGGGGGCGGTGGCGGCCCACCCGGCCTTTGCCGCCGCCGACCTTTCGACCGGCTTTATCGAGACTCACGCCGGCGCCCTGTTCCCCGAGCCCCGGCCGCTGGAGGCCGACACCCTGGTCCTGGCCGCCTTGTTCCTGGTCCTGACCGAGCAGAACCAAGCCGCCCGGCGCCGCGCCGCCTCGGGCGATCCGACCTCGCCCTGGCACCGGGCCGATGGCTGGCGCATCAATGACCGCGACGCCCACGCCCTCGACCTGCGCGACGGCAGCACTCCGGTGCGGGTGGGCGTTCACTATCGGCGCGATGGCGGCTTTACCTTCACCTTGCCCGAGGGTCGGGCGCACGCGGCGTCCGGCGTGCTCACCGCCCCCGGGGATCTCGCCGCCGACGCCGCGACCGGCGATCTGGTCGCCGAAATCGACGGCCTCGCCCGACGCGCCACCGTGGTTCGCCTCGGCGATGATCTGGTGATTCTGGCCGATGGCCGCCAGCACGTGGTCGGCCTGCCCGGCCCCACCCACGACGCCGATGCCGATGTGGGCGGCTCGCTGGTCGCCCCCATGCCGGGACGGGTGGTCCAGGTCCTGGTCGGCGTCGGTGACAGCGTCGAACGCGGCCAGCCCTTGATGGTCCTCGAAGCCATGAAAATGGAAACCACCATCGCCGCCCCCCAGGCCGGCACCGTCGCCGAAGTCCTGTTTGGCGTGGGCGACGCCGTGGACGATGGCGCCCGCCTGCTGGTGCTGGAGGAGGCCCGATGA
- a CDS encoding carboxyl transferase domain-containing protein has product MSVIKSALNTRSSDFKTNAAHMDTLVTELRRSMGVVKAGGGPRACERHVGRGKLLPRERVRTLLDVGSPFLELSPFAAWEVYDDPVPGAGIITGIGRIEGTECVIVANDATVKGGSYYPLTVKKHLRAQEIARENALPCVYLVESGGAFLPRQDDVFPDRDHFGRIFYNQATLSAAGIPQIAVVLGSCTAGGAYVPAMADESIIVRGQGTIFLGGPPLVKAATGEVVSAEDLGGADVHCRISGVTDHYAQDDRHALALARRVVAGLNRVKRVDLDVRSPEEPLYDPSEIYGILPADPRKPYDVREIIARIVDGSRLDEFRALYGPTLVCGFARLFGYPVGIVANNGILFSESAQKGAHFVQLCAQRGIPLIFLQNISGFMVGRKYEAQGIAKDGAKMVTAVACAPVPRLTMIIGGSYGAGNYAMCGRAYNPRFLWTWPNSRISVMGGEQAANVLAQVRRDALEAAGTAWSAEDEDAFKAPIRAQYETQGNPYYASARLWDDGIIDPAEARMTLGLSLSAALNAPIPKASFGIFRM; this is encoded by the coding sequence GTGAGTGTGATCAAGAGTGCCCTCAACACGAGGTCCAGTGACTTCAAGACGAATGCTGCCCACATGGACACTCTAGTGACCGAGTTGCGCCGGTCCATGGGGGTGGTTAAGGCCGGCGGCGGGCCGCGCGCGTGTGAGCGCCATGTCGGCCGGGGCAAGTTGCTGCCACGCGAGCGCGTGCGCACCTTGCTTGATGTTGGCTCGCCCTTTCTCGAACTCAGCCCCTTTGCCGCCTGGGAGGTCTACGACGACCCGGTGCCGGGCGCGGGCATCATCACCGGCATCGGCCGCATCGAGGGCACCGAGTGCGTCATCGTCGCCAATGACGCCACGGTCAAGGGTGGCTCCTACTACCCCCTCACGGTCAAAAAGCACCTGCGCGCCCAAGAAATCGCCCGCGAGAACGCCCTGCCTTGCGTTTATCTCGTGGAATCCGGCGGTGCCTTTCTGCCGCGCCAGGATGACGTCTTTCCCGACCGCGATCATTTCGGTCGGATCTTCTACAACCAGGCCACCCTCAGCGCCGCCGGCATCCCGCAGATTGCCGTGGTGCTGGGCAGTTGCACCGCCGGCGGCGCCTATGTGCCAGCCATGGCCGATGAGAGCATCATCGTGCGCGGCCAGGGCACCATCTTCCTGGGCGGCCCGCCCCTGGTGAAAGCGGCGACCGGCGAGGTGGTGAGTGCCGAGGACCTGGGCGGCGCCGATGTCCATTGCCGCATCTCCGGCGTGACCGACCACTATGCCCAAGACGACCGCCATGCCCTGGCCCTGGCGCGCCGAGTAGTCGCCGGGCTCAACCGGGTCAAGCGGGTGGACCTGGATGTCCGCAGCCCCGAAGAGCCGCTGTACGACCCCAGCGAGATCTACGGCATTTTGCCCGCCGACCCGCGCAAGCCCTATGACGTGCGCGAGATCATTGCGCGCATTGTCGATGGCTCGCGCCTCGACGAGTTCCGCGCCCTCTATGGCCCCACCTTGGTGTGCGGCTTTGCCCGCCTGTTCGGCTATCCCGTCGGCATCGTGGCCAACAACGGCATCTTGTTCTCGGAGAGCGCGCAAAAGGGCGCCCACTTTGTCCAGTTGTGCGCCCAGCGCGGCATTCCCCTGATCTTCTTGCAAAACATCAGCGGCTTCATGGTCGGGCGCAAGTACGAGGCCCAGGGCATCGCCAAGGACGGCGCCAAGATGGTCACTGCCGTTGCCTGCGCCCCGGTGCCCCGCCTGACCATGATCATCGGCGGCTCCTATGGCGCCGGCAACTATGCCATGTGCGGCCGCGCCTATAACCCGCGTTTCCTGTGGACGTGGCCCAACAGCCGCATTTCCGTGATGGGCGGCGAGCAGGCGGCCAACGTGTTGGCCCAGGTGCGCCGCGACGCCCTGGAGGCCGCGGGCACCGCGTGGTCGGCCGAGGACGAGGACGCCTTCAAGGCCCCGATCCGCGCTCAATACGAAACCCAAGGCAACCCCTACTATGCCAGCGCCCGGCTGTGGGACGACGGCATCATTGATCCCGCCGAGGCCCGCATGACCCTGGGTCTCTCCCTGTCCGCTGCCCTCAACGCGCCAATCCCCAAGGCGTCGTTCGGCATCTTCCGCATGTAG